The genomic stretch TTGACTATTCAAATATATCTGTGACATATTTTAAGTTTGACTTTGTGGATGAGGATGAGAATTAAGCATCCTTATCTCCAATACTGAGCAtacgagtatatatatatacatataagcatTTATAAATTAAGATTGTTCAGAAAAACTAAGTAATGGGTGGGATATTAATGGGACTCATAGAATGTTTCCCATTCTTGGCCCATGTGGCAAGAGGAAAATGGATGGCTTTTTATGCAGCAATGATGGTGATGGTCGGGGCTGGAACAATCTACGTCTATCCTTCGTACAGCCAACAGATTAAACATACTCTTAGATATGATGAAGCCGGAATGAGTAAAATTAGTTATTCTAGATTGCTTGGACAATGCCTGGGGGTTTTCAATGGCATTATTGTTGAGCTCATACCAGCATGGTTGGGGCTCTTCCTCGGCGCAGTCATGAACTTGGGCGGCTATTTCCCGACATGGCTTGCGGTCACCGGACAGATTCCTCGCCCAAAAGTTTGGCAAATGTGCTTTTATATTGCGGTGGCAACCAATTCTGTAAACTTTACACAAACAATAGCCATTGTCAGTTCTGTCAACAACTTTCCGATGAATCGAGGTGTTGTTGTGGGTCTACTCAAGGGTGCCTTGGGGCTTAGCGGAGCTATCATAACCCAATTTTGCTATGGTTCGTACCTTATTCTTAAACCCACCACTTAcccaattttgaatttaattaatatttaatttataatattgtTTCCCATTCTAATATCAgatattaaatcaccatttatcccaaaaatttaattatttatttcgtATATATTCAAACAGGTATATATGGACATGATGCCAAGGGCGGCCTTCTACTTATCTGTGCATTGCTCCCAGCCTCAGTATCACTCCTATTCATGTTCACAGTCAGGAATATTGTGAAGAATATTGGAAGGCAACCCAACGAGCTCAGGGTGTTCCTcagtttcttttatttcactATCTTGCTTGCCCTTTTTCTCATGGTAACGATGTTGCTTGAGGAATTCAAGATTGATCATCAGACACAAGCAGCAGCAGCCCATACAAAAACTGCCATTGTCATGGTGGTCATTACCCTGCTCTTCCTCCCGTTCATTCTTGTCATTAAAGAAGAGGCCACCATCTGGAAAcaggtaatatatatatggaaaaattcacttttaacCCCTTAAACTTCTACGCGATTTGACaaaacccctaaactttcaaatctctcaatttagatccttaaactttcaattgctctcaatgtggacccctctgtcaattttagctgttaaaaataccaaaaaagactaaaatattccttattttttaaaaataaaaaaataaaaaataaaaagttttggaattaaaggtaaagttgaaattttatacaaaagttaggggtataaacgttatgtaacatttaaaatctaacgAAAGAGTTCACATTGatagcaattgaaagttcaagggttcaaagtgagagatttaaaagtttgggAGTTTATCAAATCGTGTAAAAATTCAGGAGGTTAAACTGAagttttcccatatatatatatatatatatatatataatcatctcTTGTTTTTATTAAACTCATTGATCTggattatttaatcatttagtttatattatataataggTAATTGTTGAGAAACTACCACAAGCATTATTAAAAATGCCTGTCGTGGATTCTTCCTCTACTACTCAGCATAACAACAGATCTATATCGTCATGTTTTGCAAATATCTTCAAAAACAAACCAGAAAGAGGAGAAGACCACACCATTCTGCAAGCAATTCTCAGCGCCGACATGTTTTACATCATCATGCTGTCGCTATGTGGATACGGGTCAGCCATAACATTCAATGAACAATTACGACCCATCGGGTTGGCGCTTCAATATCACAAACGACTCATAGAATCCGTCATACCTCTCATGAGTATATGGAATTATTATGGGAGGGTCTACTCTGGGTTCGTCTCTGAACTCTTGCTCACGAAATGGAAACTTTCCCGCTCGATTATGATGTCGGCTCTTCTTCTCATGCAATGCTTTGGGTTACTCCTCATTGCCTTCCCAATAAGCCCCAACACATATTACGTCGCATCGGTCATCCTTGGATTTACCTATGGTGGACAAATAACGTTAATCTTGTGTATGACTTTAGAGTTATTTGGGACCAAACACACCGCTACACTTTTCAACATTTCAAAACTCGTACATCCACTCTGGAAATATCTATTCAATACAAAGCTTACCCAATTCCTTTACGCAAGAGAGGCAGCCAAGAACGTACCTCACGGCCGAATGGATGCATCAACTCTAAAGGATCTCACTTGCACGGGAACCCACTGTTTTAGGGGATCATTCTCCATTTTGGCTGCCATTGCATTCATTGGAGCTCTTGTCTCTCTTCGATTCGCAAGGAGAACACGAGAATTTTACCAAGGTGACATATATAAGCGATTTAGATAGAGTTGCATGGAGCATAACTATTTTGTAATGTCTCCTtaaagttcaaaacctctcaatttagtgtatctaacttttgattttttcaatgtCCATCCTCCATTAATTAGGATTTTAcgttaaatcccaacaaaattctcaaaataccacctttttgtttataaaaaatatctttttttttttctttttttttttttttcaaatattgaGCATGTGTATTTTTGCAAATAACGTTTAAATTCAGACAAGTGCCTCAATCTTTgtaattttgggaaaagttaaCAAACGGGTAagattgcaaacaattgaaagattgatacactaaattgagataaattgaatttgagggggaacattgcaaaagtgatgacaaTTCAGGggtaaagtaaagtttccccatTCGCAAAATACccattattataaataaagaaaaaaaaaacaattgcaaaGAATTAGGCataggtatttttgcaaattcagtTAAATTTTGACAgcatgaatctttgcaatttttttattttattttgagaattttaataagatttaacagaaaatcctaacgaatgGAGGACAttggaaaaaattgaaagttcgatacttcaaattgaaaaatttttatCTTTGGGGaggataattttaaaatgcatacAAATTTAGAggagttaagtgaagtttctgtATTAATTAAGAGGTTTGATGGTGAACCATATGTAAAGTTTGGAGATCAGGGTGTAAAGGCACAGATATATAAATGGTTCAAACATCCTTTATTAGTTGGACAATAGTGAGGCTCTAGAGAAAGGAGTACTATACAGAGATAAgacaaatagaaaaagaaaaaaatacatgcaCAAACAAGGTGAATTGAAGATGGTTAGAATATTATTGTATATTCTCATACTCTACCGCATTGCCATATTTGTGACGAAATATTTGCATAATATTCTCAAtcggacacaaatttcctctaaactatTCTCGTGCcgtttaatatttttggtttctaaaaaattaatgtttaagtTCCTATATTAatggaatgacaataaatgactgttaaCATATTAAATAAAACTTGTGAGAGATGATATTTGGCACTTTTTAGACTAAgtcaaagaaaattttctccaaactgattCAGAGGAAATTTGTGCCCTACTcaatatattatgaaaatatttttcacatgtTATGGTTATATTTGCTACCATATTAGCTATTATAAATATGCTATGAATATTTTTGTGGTTaagtaattattgtatttcctatgTTTTCTTGGCTATAAAATGATCATTCAATTGTATAGTTTACACATATCAAAAAGACAAGCTTATTTAtgtcaagttttattttattttgcttgtctttttctttaaagATGATGCACAAGTTGGGTTTACAGGCATCATGTGGTTAGcaaatttgaaatgattttGAAGGGCTTTATTATTTGAAGTGTTGTTTATTTGGCTCTCATTGGATGTTTAATTTCcttgtcttttcttctttatttgttGGGACAAAATGATGTACACCACCAGTTAGGAAATTCAtatattttcatcttcttctggTATTCTAGTAATATTTATTCCTATTCCTAACTAATCATCATTTCAGTTTACAGAAATTTCTCTAAGTATTGAttttaaagacaaaattaaGCATATGTTTAAACATAGTGACCAAAGCAATACTAAATCCTATGATTCAATATATAATGATTCGGTtaataaatgagaaatgctatgggACCAAATTTTTTACTAAGAGATGGGAACCGAAATGATGTGaagcttattcattggtacccgtagcatt from Corylus avellana chromosome ca1, CavTom2PMs-1.0 encodes the following:
- the LOC132174058 gene encoding uncharacterized protein LOC132174058, encoding MGGILMGLIECFPFLAHVARGKWMAFYAAMMVMVGAGTIYVYPSYSQQIKHTLRYDEAGMSKISYSRLLGQCLGVFNGIIVELIPAWLGLFLGAVMNLGGYFPTWLAVTGQIPRPKVWQMCFYIAVATNSVNFTQTIAIVSSVNNFPMNRGVVVGLLKGALGLSGAIITQFCYGIYGHDAKGGLLLICALLPASVSLLFMFTVRNIVKNIGRQPNELRVFLSFFYFTILLALFLMVTMLLEEFKIDHQTQAAAAHTKTAIVMVVITLLFLPFILVIKEEATIWKQVIVEKLPQALLKMPVVDSSSTTQHNNRSISSCFANIFKNKPERGEDHTILQAILSADMFYIIMLSLCGYGSAITFNEQLRPIGLALQYHKRLIESVIPLMSIWNYYGRVYSGFVSELLLTKWKLSRSIMMSALLLMQCFGLLLIAFPISPNTYYVASVILGFTYGGQITLILCMTLELFGTKHTATLFNISKLVHPLWKYLFNTKLTQFLYAREAAKNVPHGRMDASTLKDLTCTGTHCFRGSFSILAAIAFIGALVSLRFARRTREFYQGDIYKRFR